The proteins below are encoded in one region of Rhizobacter sp.:
- a CDS encoding transposase: MARLTRLCIPGWPHLVVQRGHDRGPVFVDDVDRALFRNLLQEAAVRHGVQVHAYGLREDEVRLLAKPVSADSLSKLIQSIGRGYVIRFNRRHGRRGGLWEGRFRATVVEPERHLLECMLFVEGAADGAPSGPSERAWSSALHHLGAKVDALVTEPPQYWALGNTPFDREAAYRQLFEQALTTRQIEEIGSALQAGWPLGTQEFRRSLEAKTDRRLEPLPRGRPRKVA; the protein is encoded by the coding sequence ATGGCCCGGCTGACACGCTTGTGCATCCCCGGCTGGCCGCACCTCGTGGTGCAGCGGGGCCATGACCGGGGGCCCGTCTTCGTGGATGACGTCGACCGCGCGCTGTTTCGCAATCTCCTCCAGGAGGCGGCCGTCCGGCATGGCGTTCAAGTCCACGCGTATGGCTTGCGGGAGGACGAAGTACGTCTGCTGGCCAAGCCCGTGTCCGCCGACAGCCTCAGCAAACTGATCCAGTCGATCGGGCGCGGATACGTGATCCGATTCAATCGCCGGCACGGCCGACGCGGAGGACTGTGGGAGGGGCGGTTTCGGGCAACGGTTGTCGAACCGGAACGGCACTTGCTTGAGTGCATGCTGTTTGTGGAAGGCGCGGCCGACGGGGCGCCGTCTGGGCCCTCAGAACGTGCTTGGTCCAGCGCTCTCCACCACCTTGGGGCAAAAGTCGACGCGTTGGTGACGGAGCCCCCCCAATACTGGGCTTTGGGGAACACGCCCTTCGACCGCGAGGCTGCCTATCGTCAGCTTTTTGAGCAAGCGCTCACAACTCGACAGATCGAGGAGATTGGATCGGCGTTGCAGGCGGGTTGGCCCCTTGGAACGCAAGAGTTCCGGCGCTCGCTCGAAGCGAAGACCGACCGACGCTTGGAGCCCTTGCCCCGCGGCCGCCCGCGCAAAGTCGCGTGA
- a CDS encoding deoxyguanosinetriphosphate triphosphohydrolase, with translation MLKPYACDPAFTRGRRHAEPPAPTRSDYQRDRDRIVHSTAFRRLVYKTQVFLNHEGDLFRTRLTHSLEVAQLGRSIARTLGLNEDLVEAIALAHDLGHTPFGHAGQDALDDCLREADPEGGGFEHNLQSLRVVDTLEERYPDFDGLNLTFETREGILKHCSLRHAKALVAIEPDGVARRFVDRTQPSLEAQLCNIADEIAYNAHDVDDGVRSGLIDMEQLDEVPLFARFRREAVAQHPTLAGRRLLFETIRRMLSAQVYDVLDATSRALEEAAPASVDEARRLRPLVSFSDTMAADSQALKRFLRTNLYRHPQVVATTDSAKQVIRDLFEAYRVDPAELGQGRFEATPRGMADYIAGMTDRYALKEHERLTGRRLFD, from the coding sequence ATGCTGAAGCCCTACGCGTGCGACCCCGCCTTCACGCGCGGCCGACGGCATGCCGAGCCGCCTGCGCCCACGCGCAGCGACTACCAGCGAGACCGCGACCGCATCGTTCACAGCACCGCGTTCCGCCGCTTGGTCTACAAGACGCAGGTCTTTCTCAACCACGAGGGTGATCTTTTCCGGACCCGGCTGACGCACTCGCTTGAAGTGGCACAACTCGGCCGCTCCATCGCCAGGACGCTCGGGCTCAACGAGGATCTGGTGGAGGCGATTGCGCTGGCGCATGACCTCGGCCACACGCCGTTCGGCCACGCGGGCCAGGATGCGCTGGACGACTGCCTGCGCGAGGCCGATCCGGAGGGGGGTGGGTTCGAGCACAACCTGCAGAGTCTGCGGGTCGTCGACACCTTGGAAGAGCGCTACCCCGATTTCGATGGCCTCAACCTCACGTTCGAGACGCGCGAAGGCATCCTCAAGCACTGCTCCCTGAGGCATGCCAAGGCGCTCGTGGCCATCGAGCCTGATGGTGTCGCTCGACGCTTCGTCGACCGCACGCAGCCGAGCCTCGAGGCGCAGTTGTGCAACATCGCAGACGAGATCGCCTACAACGCACACGATGTCGACGATGGCGTGCGCTCTGGGCTCATCGACATGGAGCAGCTCGACGAGGTGCCGCTCTTCGCGCGCTTCCGGCGCGAGGCGGTGGCGCAGCACCCGACATTGGCGGGCCGGCGCCTGCTGTTCGAGACCATCCGGCGCATGCTTTCCGCGCAGGTCTATGACGTGCTCGACGCGACCTCGCGGGCGCTTGAAGAGGCTGCGCCCGCGAGCGTCGACGAAGCCCGGCGGTTGCGGCCGCTGGTGTCGTTCAGCGACACGATGGCCGCCGACAGCCAGGCGCTGAAGCGTTTCCTGCGAACCAATCTATACCGACACCCCCAGGTCGTCGCCACGACCGACAGCGCCAAGCAGGTGATCCGCGACCTCTTCGAGGCTTACCGGGTCGACCCGGCGGAATTGGGACAGGGGCGCTTCGAGGCCACGCCGCGCGGCATGGCCGACTACATCGCCGGCATGACCGACCGCTATGCCCTCAAGGAGCACGAGCGCCTGACCGGCCGTCGGCTGTTCGATTGA
- the aroB gene encoding 3-dehydroquinate synthase, whose product MLCAGKLFRMDAKTERVGIELADRSYDIVIGSGLLGTAASLDGLPASATALIVTNPTVSKLYAERLLTLLRPKYHNVLVVELPDGESYKSWESLSLIFDTLLGAACDRKTLIFALGGGVVGDMAGFAAACYMRGVPFVQVPTTLLAQVDSSVGGKTAINHPLGKNMIGAFYQPLRVIADLDTLDTLPERELSAGLAEVIKYGPIADDAFLDWIEVNLDALLALDKASLAHAVKRSCEIKAWVVGQDERETGLRAILNFGHTFGHAIEAGLGYGEWLHGEAVGCGMVMAIDLSHRLGLVDAAYAERLTRLIERARLPIRGPALGADRYLELMRVDKKAEAGEIRFVVIEAPGRAVMRPAPDAMVRDVIAAHTA is encoded by the coding sequence ATGCTCTGCGCCGGTAAACTCTTTCGCATGGATGCAAAGACAGAGCGCGTCGGTATCGAGCTTGCTGATCGGAGTTACGACATCGTCATCGGTTCAGGGTTGTTGGGCACTGCGGCGAGCCTCGACGGCCTTCCCGCGTCTGCCACGGCCCTCATCGTCACGAATCCCACTGTTTCAAAGCTGTACGCAGAGCGTTTGCTGACGCTACTTCGGCCCAAGTACCACAATGTTTTGGTGGTCGAGTTGCCTGATGGAGAGTCGTACAAGAGCTGGGAGTCTCTCAGTCTCATCTTCGATACGCTGCTGGGTGCCGCTTGCGACCGTAAGACGTTGATCTTTGCGCTCGGTGGCGGTGTCGTCGGCGACATGGCTGGATTCGCCGCTGCTTGCTACATGCGCGGCGTGCCTTTCGTGCAGGTCCCGACGACATTGCTGGCGCAGGTCGATTCTTCGGTGGGCGGCAAGACCGCCATCAACCATCCGCTGGGCAAGAACATGATCGGCGCGTTTTACCAACCGCTGCGCGTCATTGCCGACCTTGACACCCTTGATACTTTGCCCGAGCGTGAACTCTCGGCAGGGCTGGCTGAGGTCATCAAATACGGCCCCATCGCCGACGATGCTTTTCTGGATTGGATCGAGGTGAATCTCGATGCCTTGCTTGCGCTCGACAAGGCAAGCCTGGCCCACGCAGTGAAGCGCTCCTGCGAGATCAAGGCGTGGGTGGTCGGACAGGACGAGCGGGAGACAGGCTTGCGAGCGATCCTCAACTTCGGCCATACCTTCGGCCACGCGATAGAAGCCGGCCTCGGATACGGCGAATGGCTGCATGGCGAAGCGGTGGGCTGCGGCATGGTGATGGCCATCGATCTATCGCACAGGCTCGGCTTGGTCGATGCGGCCTATGCCGAACGGCTGACGCGGCTCATCGAACGTGCGCGTCTTCCGATCCGCGGCCCGGCGTTGGGCGCTGACCGTTACCTGGAGTTGATGCGGGTCGACAAGAAGGCCGAAGCCGGCGAGATCCGGTTCGTCGTGATCGAAGCGCCTGGCCGTGCCGTCATGCGGCCCGCACCCGACGCCATGGTGCGAGACGTGATCGCCGCCCACACGGCCTGA
- a CDS encoding shikimate kinase: MPGGGKSTVGRQLAKRMGCQFFDSDSVVEKRLGSTIRTYFEQHGEASFREIEAAVLDELTAIPQVVIATGGGAVLRSENRRHLHDRCRVVYLRSSPEELYRRLRHDNSRPLLQVDDPLGRLRELYAQRDPLYRETAHFIVETGRPSVGALVNTVLMQLELAGAIDPTLSPSPVDPAPPRPAGS; encoded by the coding sequence ATGCCGGGCGGTGGAAAGTCCACCGTCGGGCGGCAACTCGCGAAACGCATGGGGTGCCAGTTTTTCGACTCGGACTCGGTTGTCGAAAAGCGACTGGGGTCGACGATCCGCACCTACTTCGAGCAGCATGGCGAGGCATCGTTTCGCGAAATCGAAGCGGCCGTCCTCGATGAACTGACCGCCATCCCACAGGTTGTGATCGCCACCGGTGGGGGGGCTGTTCTCCGTTCCGAGAACCGGCGACACCTGCACGACCGATGCCGTGTGGTCTATTTGCGCTCTTCGCCTGAAGAGCTCTATCGCCGTCTGCGACACGACAACTCCCGACCACTCCTTCAGGTCGACGATCCGCTCGGGAGGCTGCGCGAGCTGTACGCGCAACGCGACCCACTGTATCGGGAGACAGCCCATTTCATCGTCGAAACCGGGCGTCCGTCGGTGGGGGCACTGGTCAACACCGTTCTCATGCAGTTGGAACTGGCGGGTGCGATCGATCCCACGTTGTCACCGTCACCCGTCGATCCGGCGCCGCCACGGCCAGCCGGCAGTTGA